A genomic window from Methanobrevibacter sp. TLL-48-HuF1 includes:
- the hcp gene encoding hydroxylamine reductase, translated as MVDMFCYQCSQTAKGTGCTVRGVCGKEPTVARLQDNLIFALKGISAYNYNANVLGVKDSDVDEFLTKGLYSTLTNVNFDAEDLINLGLEAGEANVKVMKMLKQAHIDHYGEPEPAEVKVGAQEGPAIIVTGHDLKALDELLKQTEGTDVKVYTHSEMLPAHGYPELRKYENLAGQLGGAWFDQKDIFSKYNAAIVATSNCVLLPKDDYADRIFTMDVAKLPNTPVVENYDFKPVIDKAIELGGLEAEELTTITTGFGASTVLSLADKIKELVEAGKIRRFFLVGGCDGPFPKSNYYREFVQNLPEDVVVLTLACGKFKFNDLDLGDIEGVPRLIDLGQCNDAIVAVDIALALCDLFGVGLNELPLTIVLSWMEQKAAAILWSLLYLGKTDMLIGPVLPAWANEDILNYLVNTYNLIPIGDPIEDIKKIMGE; from the coding sequence ATGGTAGATATGTTTTGTTATCAATGTTCACAAACTGCAAAAGGTACTGGATGCACTGTACGTGGAGTTTGTGGCAAAGAACCAACTGTAGCTAGATTACAGGATAATTTGATTTTTGCTTTAAAAGGAATAAGTGCATACAATTATAATGCAAACGTTTTGGGAGTTAAAGACTCTGATGTTGATGAATTTTTAACTAAAGGATTGTATTCCACATTAACTAATGTTAATTTTGATGCTGAAGACTTGATTAATTTGGGACTGGAAGCTGGTGAAGCCAATGTTAAAGTAATGAAAATGCTTAAACAAGCACATATTGACCATTATGGTGAACCAGAACCTGCAGAAGTAAAAGTTGGTGCACAGGAAGGGCCTGCAATAATTGTCACAGGACATGATTTGAAAGCATTAGACGAGTTATTAAAACAGACTGAAGGAACTGATGTAAAAGTTTATACTCACTCTGAAATGCTGCCTGCTCACGGTTATCCGGAACTTAGAAAATATGAAAATTTAGCAGGTCAGCTTGGAGGAGCATGGTTTGATCAAAAAGACATATTCTCTAAATATAATGCAGCTATTGTAGCAACAAGCAACTGTGTACTGCTTCCAAAAGATGACTATGCAGACAGGATTTTCACTATGGATGTAGCTAAGTTGCCAAATACACCTGTGGTGGAAAATTATGACTTTAAACCAGTCATTGATAAAGCTATTGAATTAGGTGGTTTGGAAGCTGAAGAATTAACAACAATCACTACAGGATTTGGAGCATCTACAGTACTTTCACTTGCTGATAAAATCAAAGAATTGGTTGAAGCAGGTAAAATCAGAAGGTTCTTCTTAGTAGGAGGATGTGATGGACCGTTCCCTAAATCTAACTACTACAGAGAATTTGTACAAAACTTACCTGAAGATGTTGTTGTACTGACATTAGCCTGTGGTAAATTCAAATTCAATGATTTGGATTTGGGAGATATTGAAGGAGTGCCAAGACTTATAGATTTAGGTCAGTGTAATGATGCAATTGTTGCAGTAGATATTGCACTTGCATTATGTGACTTATTTGGTGTAGGATTAAATGAATTGCCACTTACAATTGTTTTAAGCTGGATGGAACAAAAAGCAGCAGCTATTTTATGGAGTTTATTATATCTGGGCAAAACAGATATGCTTATTGGGCCTGTTTTACCTGCCTGGGCAAATGAAGACATACTTAATTACCTAGTAAATACATATAATCTAATACCAATTGGTGATCCGATTGAAGATATTAAAAAAATAATGGGCGAATAA
- a CDS encoding cupin domain-containing protein — MSEDIKAKSLNIENLVDYQKDTVVSREVIKKELGTVTFFAFDKGQGLSEHSAPFDAMVQVIDGEAEITISGNKNIVKKGEMIIMPANEPHALQAVNMPYKMILTMIKSD; from the coding sequence ATGAGCGAAGATATTAAAGCTAAATCTTTAAACATTGAAAATTTGGTTGATTATCAAAAAGATACAGTAGTTAGTAGGGAAGTAATCAAAAAAGAGCTTGGAACAGTAACTTTTTTTGCATTTGACAAAGGTCAAGGCTTAAGTGAACACTCTGCACCATTTGATGCTATGGTTCAAGTAATTGATGGTGAAGCAGAAATAACTATTTCAGGTAATAAAAATATTGTAAAAAAAGGTGAAATGATTATTATGCCAGCTAATGAGCCTCATGCTCTTCAAGCTGTTAATATGCCATATAAAATGATTTTAACTATGATTAAATCTGATTAA
- a CDS encoding class I SAM-dependent methyltransferase — protein sequence MKQTITNPNEVDWVEYWQEALKQKTDKNKDWDKAAPHFHKRAKKDDYHDLLFSKIILNENDSLLDLGCGEGSITLPIAKQVRKVTGVDSSTKMLELLNQRAQEQNIKNVDTILKSLEDISYEEIGDYDVVLASRSLNGIIPIEETLKTINEIANKYVFITLFGPENWKIEKEFNEYLGKENKPFPEYNYMFNILYNMGIYANIERLDIKAYREYSNIEEAMDNGKFRLDLLNDDEKAQLKKYLNEILKKDPETGKLYNEKDKADWILIWWKK from the coding sequence ATGAAACAGACTATAACTAATCCGAACGAAGTTGATTGGGTTGAATATTGGCAGGAAGCACTCAAACAAAAGACAGACAAAAACAAAGACTGGGATAAAGCAGCTCCCCATTTTCATAAAAGAGCTAAAAAAGATGATTATCATGATTTATTATTCTCAAAGATTATTTTAAATGAAAATGACAGTCTTTTAGATTTAGGCTGTGGTGAAGGGTCAATTACCCTACCTATAGCTAAACAAGTTAGAAAAGTAACAGGTGTTGATTCATCAACTAAAATGTTGGAACTATTAAACCAAAGAGCTCAAGAACAAAATATCAAAAACGTGGACACTATTTTAAAATCCTTAGAGGACATTAGTTATGAAGAAATTGGAGATTATGATGTCGTACTTGCTTCAAGGTCATTAAATGGAATAATCCCAATTGAAGAAACTCTTAAAACAATAAATGAAATAGCTAACAAATATGTTTTTATCACTTTATTTGGTCCTGAAAATTGGAAAATAGAAAAAGAATTCAATGAATACCTCGGAAAAGAAAATAAGCCGTTTCCAGAGTATAATTATATGTTTAATATACTCTACAATATGGGGATTTATGCCAATATAGAACGCCTGGACATTAAAGCATATAGAGAATACAGCAACATTGAAGAAGCTATGGACAACGGTAAATTTAGGCTGGATTTACTTAATGATGATGAAAAAGCACAATTGAAAAAATACCTTAATGAAATTCTTAAAAAAGACCCTGAAACAGGAAAATTATACAATGAAAAAGATAAAGCTGACTGGATTTTAATTTGGTGGAAAAAGTAG
- a CDS encoding lipopolysaccharide assembly protein LapB: MVNKKAIKLINNEEYEKANRLSFILFQKKNMKEFLEINNLLLEKNYIPALPLRGYYHLIEDAYHDNNDYGEKYFNKYLEERPDSTSIRFQKAIASSAKGNEEESKQIIDNLIENYHESPYSDELITCESKEKLCELKLIYTFEKESDEDSLNYANQLLGEYPDSILAMLIKAKLLCKNNENQEALKLVNKCLKKERVIEGILIKGDIYINLNQHEKAIKCFDIGIKSLSGSKEYLSIEWYHKKALSLIQLQKYEEAMKCLNKTMDIILAIEIRADLNEEGIKLLKDCEKEKQELLNMGIADLKYSKHTINLSKLVYIFLALAILVNFLPVNGTVKLAANIIFLITAVASLAKQIYESRF, translated from the coding sequence ATGGTAAATAAAAAAGCGATTAAACTAATAAACAACGAAGAATATGAAAAGGCAAACCGGCTTTCATTTATATTATTTCAAAAAAAGAACATGAAAGAATTTTTAGAAATCAATAATTTGCTTCTGGAAAAAAATTACATACCTGCACTTCCTCTAAGAGGTTATTACCACCTAATTGAAGACGCATATCATGACAACAATGATTACGGTGAAAAATACTTCAATAAATATTTGGAAGAACGGCCAGACTCAACATCCATTCGTTTTCAAAAAGCTATTGCATCATCTGCAAAAGGAAATGAAGAAGAATCCAAACAAATTATTGACAATCTTATTGAGAATTATCATGAAAGTCCATACAGTGATGAACTAATCACCTGTGAGTCAAAAGAAAAGCTTTGCGAACTTAAATTAATTTACACTTTCGAAAAGGAATCAGACGAAGATTCTCTGAATTATGCAAATCAACTGCTTGGCGAATATCCTGACAGCATTTTAGCCATGCTAATAAAAGCCAAATTATTATGTAAAAATAATGAAAATCAGGAAGCTTTGAAACTAGTTAACAAATGCCTGAAAAAAGAAAGGGTTATTGAAGGGATTCTTATAAAAGGAGACATTTACATTAATTTAAACCAGCACGAAAAAGCTATTAAATGCTTCGATATTGGAATAAAATCATTAAGTGGAAGTAAAGAATACCTAAGTATTGAATGGTATCACAAAAAAGCCTTATCATTAATTCAATTGCAGAAATACGAAGAAGCAATGAAATGTTTAAATAAAACAATGGACATAATCCTTGCTATAGAAATTCGTGCCGATTTAAATGAAGAAGGAATAAAATTATTGAAAGATTGTGAAAAAGAAAAGCAGGAACTGCTTAATATGGGCATAGCTGATCTTAAATATAGCAAACACACAATTAATTTAAGCAAATTAGTTTATATTTTTTTAGCTCTGGCTATTTTAGTTAATTTTCTGCCTGTTAATGGCACAGTTAAATTAGCTGCAAATATAATATTTTTAATTACTGCTGTAGCTTCACTAGCTAAACAGATTTATGAATCACGTTTTTAG
- a CDS encoding aldo/keto reductase — MKMMRLGKTNYKVNKNGFGALPIQRRNKKDSIEIIQKAYDNGINFYDTARFYTDSEEKLGASLNEVRENVIIATKTGAENAEDFWKDLETSLKNLQTDYVEIYQFHNLPFCPKPNDGSGLYEAMLEAKDEGKIKHIGITSHKFTIAKQALSSGLYETLQFPFSYLTDVQELNLVEKCKKLDVGFLAMKAMGGGLITNSKAAYAFMANYDNVLPIWGIQRESELDEFISYHENPPVLDDKLKTAIKKDKQELGDDFCRGCGYCMPCPNDIEINTCARMSLWIRRMPTQPSLSEDFQSKMKQAKKCDECGECIKKCPYSLNIPQLLKENIQDYENILNGKTIVD, encoded by the coding sequence ATGAAAATGATGCGACTTGGGAAAACAAATTATAAAGTTAATAAAAATGGATTCGGAGCACTTCCAATACAAAGAAGGAATAAAAAAGATTCCATCGAAATCATACAAAAGGCATATGATAATGGAATCAATTTCTATGATACTGCCCGTTTTTATACAGACAGTGAGGAAAAATTAGGTGCCAGTCTTAATGAAGTACGGGAAAATGTAATTATTGCAACAAAAACCGGAGCTGAAAATGCAGAGGATTTCTGGAAGGATTTAGAAACTTCACTTAAAAATCTTCAAACAGATTATGTGGAAATTTACCAGTTCCACAATCTTCCATTTTGTCCAAAACCTAATGACGGATCAGGACTTTATGAAGCAATGCTGGAAGCTAAAGACGAAGGGAAAATAAAACATATTGGAATTACTTCACATAAATTTACAATAGCCAAACAAGCTCTTTCAAGTGGACTTTATGAAACACTGCAATTTCCGTTTTCATATTTAACCGATGTTCAGGAACTAAATCTGGTTGAAAAATGTAAAAAATTAGATGTCGGATTTTTGGCCATGAAAGCTATGGGTGGAGGATTAATCACAAACTCAAAAGCAGCATATGCATTTATGGCAAATTATGATAATGTATTGCCTATCTGGGGAATTCAAAGAGAGTCAGAATTGGATGAATTTATATCATATCATGAAAATCCTCCGGTTTTAGATGATAAATTAAAAACCGCTATAAAAAAAGACAAACAGGAACTGGGAGACGACTTCTGTCGAGGCTGCGGCTATTGTATGCCTTGTCCAAATGATATTGAGATTAATACATGTGCCAGAATGTCCTTATGGATCAGAAGAATGCCTACACAGCCTAGTTTAAGTGAAGATTTCCAATCTAAAATGAAACAGGCAAAAAAATGTGATGAATGTGGAGAATGTATTAAAAAATGTCCCTACAGTTTAAATATACCTCAATTACTTAAAGAAAATATTCAGGATTATGAAAATATCTTAAACGGAAAAACCATCGTAGATTGA
- a CDS encoding tetratricopeptide repeat protein: MSSKLEQAKELIKNKEYKKALDIAKKRHGNDKINEYLIILDLLIQEKYLPAIEERGHYHQYYDPNHDNGDYGEKYFDMYLEIEPQSINGLCDKAMSLSNKNKLTEAIEYMDKAFKNYDAYSQKEEPRISHEEVRMGKIELLMQDNQNKKALNEINKYEKKFGQNKKEIFYKGQLLEKTGEYEKALEYLDKSLDEDHTIIALNSKGNALYELGEYKKALDSYNSCITHEKDVKDDLELVTNFNYKAAFCNVELGNYDEAVKHLNKTIDMLNENGRLDKNLEEIYQKCSFEKDRLMYKNNVEDKRFSNFKFLSTKTSITALIIIIIVYIILKIIGY, from the coding sequence ATGAGCAGCAAGCTTGAACAAGCAAAAGAGTTAATAAAAAACAAAGAATATAAAAAAGCTCTTGATATAGCTAAAAAAAGACACGGAAACGATAAAATAAATGAATACTTGATTATTTTAGACTTATTAATTCAAGAAAAATATTTGCCTGCAATTGAAGAAAGGGGCCACTATCATCAATATTACGATCCAAATCATGACAATGGAGATTACGGTGAAAAATATTTTGATATGTACTTGGAAATAGAGCCCCAGTCAATTAACGGATTATGTGATAAAGCAATGTCTTTATCCAATAAAAATAAATTAACAGAAGCTATTGAATATATGGATAAGGCTTTTAAAAATTATGATGCATATTCTCAAAAAGAAGAGCCTAGAATTAGCCATGAAGAAGTTAGAATGGGTAAAATTGAGCTTTTAATGCAGGACAATCAAAATAAAAAAGCATTAAATGAAATAAACAAATATGAAAAGAAATTCGGTCAAAATAAAAAAGAAATTTTCTACAAGGGCCAGCTTCTTGAAAAAACCGGAGAATATGAAAAGGCACTGGAATATCTAGATAAAAGTTTAGATGAAGACCACACAATAATAGCTTTAAATTCAAAAGGAAATGCATTATATGAATTAGGAGAATATAAAAAAGCTTTGGATTCCTATAATTCATGCATTACTCATGAAAAAGATGTTAAAGATGACTTGGAGTTAGTTACTAATTTCAATTATAAAGCTGCATTTTGTAATGTTGAACTTGGAAACTATGATGAAGCAGTCAAGCATTTAAACAAAACCATTGACATGTTGAATGAAAATGGCAGATTAGATAAAAACCTTGAAGAGATTTATCAAAAATGTTCCTTTGAAAAAGACAGATTAATGTATAAAAATAATGTGGAGGACAAACGATTCAGTAATTTTAAATTCCTATCTACAAAAACATCAATAACTGCCCTTATAATTATTATAATAGTTTATATTATCTTGAAAATTATTGGATACTAG